The nucleotide sequence GCCCATGTCCGAGGTCATGTCGGCCATCCCGGCGTTCGGCTTGAGCGAGATGCCGCCGGTGTCGAACGTGATGCCCTTGCCGACCAGCGCGACCTTCCGTGCGGGCGCGGCGCCGCCGTTCCAGGTCAGCCGCACCAGCCGCGGCGGGTTCGACGAGCCCTTCCCGACCCCGGTGATCCCGCCGTAGCCGTTGTCCCGCAGCCGCTCGTCGTCGAGCACCTCGGTGACCAGGCCGGCCCGCTCGCCCAGCGCCACCGCGCGGGCCGCGAACGTCTCCGGGACCAGCACGTTCGGTGCGGTGTTGACCAGGTCGCGGGCGGTCGCGACGGCCTCGGCGACCAGCGCCGCCCGGCGGACGAGCTCGTCGGCGACGCCGGTGAACGTCCAGGACGCCACCGGTGCCGACCCGGCGTCGGTGCTGGAGCGGTGCGCGTCGAACCGGTAGCCGCCGAGCAGCGCGCCGACCACGGCGGCCTCGGCGGCCTCGGCGCCGGCGGCGCCGAGCGTGCTCACCACGCCGGGGGTCCCGGCGAGCGTGCGGGCCGCCGCACCGGCCGCCCGGCGGATCCGGTCGGCCGCCGCCGCGTCGTCGCCGGCCTCGCCGAGCCCGACCGCCACCAGCCGGGGCGCGGACACCGCCCCGCGGGTCGGCAGCGAGACGACCTGCTCGACCTTGCCGGTCGCGCCGACCACCCGCAGCAGCTCGGCGAGCTCACCACCGAACGCGGCGTCGACGTCGGCGGCACCGGCGGCGAGCACCGGCGGCGCGCCGGTGGTCTCCGCGCCGTCGGCGGACGCCGCCGGGTGCAGGCCGATCACCAGCGCCCCGGCCTCGACGGTGGACGGCGACGCGGTCGTCGCGGCGGTGTCCGGGATGGTCGGTTCGGCGGTCGGCACGGGGAGCTCCTCGGTCGTGGACGGTCGGATCGGTATCGGACGGGTGGCCTCGCGAACCGCTCGTGCACACACGGTGACCAGCACACGTGTCCCGTGCGCCGGGCGGGTGGGGAGCGGCGCGGTGAGACCGGACCGAGATGGTAATGACACCCCCGCGGCGCCGCGCGGCACAGGGTCGAATGGGAAGGTGATCGGGTGCCCCGCCCCCCGTACCGGATACCGATCGCGACCGCGGTCGTCGTCGCTCTCGCGGCGATGTTCGGTACCGGTCTGTATGCGGCGCTGGCCCCGGCCGCCGCCGCGGCGGGCCCGTGGTTCCCGCTGGGTGTGCTGCTGGCCGGGCTCGTCGCGCTCGGCGTGGTCGCCTCGACCGCGCACCTGGCGACCGCCCGCCCGGCCGGCCCGGAACCGGCCCGCGACGACCTGCCCGCACCCGCGGTGCGGCTCGGCGCGGTGGCCCGGCTGGTGTCGCGGGCGGCGGCCGCCGCCGCGGCCGCCGGTGTCTTCGGGGCCTACGTGCTGCCCACCCAGCCGCTGCCGGTCGCGGTGGTCGCGGTGCTCGCCGTCATCGGGGTCAACGCGGCCGGGGTCCGGGTCTCACCGGCGGCATCCGGTGGCCTGGTCGTGGGGACGCTGCTGGTACTGGCACTGGTCGCCGGCGTCGGACTGATGACCGATGCGCCGGAGGGCGCCGGGCCGTCGTCGGCGATGCCGGCCAGCGAGCTCGCCGCCGGTGCCGTCGCGGACGGGGCGGGAACCCCGGACGACCCGGTCGCCGGGACCCTGCAGGCCGCGGTCGAGCCCGGTCCGCTGGGGGTGCTGACCGCCGCGGCGTTCGCGTTCTTCGTCTATACCGGTCTGTCCCGGGTGGCCGAGCTCGGTGGCAGCCTGCGCGACCCGATGCGGGCGATCCGCCGCGCACCGGCGATCGCCGTGCTGGTGACCACCGGGCTGCTGCTGGTGCTCTCGCTGGCGCTGATCCACGGGCTGGGCGTCGAGCGGCTGGCGGTGTCGCCGACCCCGCTCGCGTCGCTGATGGACACCGGCGGCAGCCCGGCGCTGGGTGTGCTGGTCCGGATCGCCGCGGCCGCGGCGACCGCCGCCGCGCTGCTCGGGGCGCTGTCCAGGGCCGCGTCGGGGGCCTCCCGGCTCGCCGTCGGCGGGGAGCTGCCCGGCTTCCTCGGCCGGGGCAGTGCGCGCGGCACGCCGTGGGTCGCCGATCT is from Pseudonocardia autotrophica and encodes:
- a CDS encoding leucyl aminopeptidase codes for the protein MPTAEPTIPDTAATTASPSTVEAGALVIGLHPAASADGAETTGAPPVLAAGAADVDAAFGGELAELLRVVGATGKVEQVVSLPTRGAVSAPRLVAVGLGEAGDDAAAADRIRRAAGAAARTLAGTPGVVSTLGAAGAEAAEAAVVGALLGGYRFDAHRSSTDAGSAPVASWTFTGVADELVRRAALVAEAVATARDLVNTAPNVLVPETFAARAVALGERAGLVTEVLDDERLRDNGYGGITGVGKGSSNPPRLVRLTWNGGAAPARKVALVGKGITFDTGGISLKPNAGMADMTSDMGGAAAVVATVVLAAKLELPVAVTATVPMAENMPSSTAYKPGDVLTMYGGRTVEVLNTDAEGRLILADALVRAGEDDPDYLVETSTLTGAQQVALGLRTAGIMGSDDLRDRVAGHAVATGEDGWAMPLPEYLRSDLDSRVADLANVSGQRFAGMLLAGLFLKEFVPAGVPWAHIDVAGPAYNTGGPRGYTTKGGTGVPVRTLIAFLEDVAANG
- a CDS encoding APC family permease is translated as MPRPPYRIPIATAVVVALAAMFGTGLYAALAPAAAAAGPWFPLGVLLAGLVALGVVASTAHLATARPAGPEPARDDLPAPAVRLGAVARLVSRAAAAAAAAGVFGAYVLPTQPLPVAVVAVLAVIGVNAAGVRVSPAASGGLVVGTLLVLALVAGVGLMTDAPEGAGPSSAMPASELAAGAVADGAGTPDDPVAGTLQAAVEPGPLGVLTAAAFAFFVYTGLSRVAELGGSLRDPMRAIRRAPAIAVLVTTGLLLVLSLALIHGLGVERLAVSPTPLASLMDTGGSPALGVLVRIAAAAATAAALLGALSRAASGASRLAVGGELPGFLGRGSARGTPWVADLVLGGLTLLVTLAVGPLTAIAIAVGAALVHHVLLHLAVLRLPGRPASVAFVAGAGGTGCLVLIAALPLWPLLATAGALAAGWVLCAVSARSAAARGRPEETGPVDPEERAA